In one window of Helianthus annuus cultivar XRQ/B chromosome 17, HanXRQr2.0-SUNRISE, whole genome shotgun sequence DNA:
- the LOC110877593 gene encoding serine/threonine-protein kinase BSK2: protein MGCFQSKTANVQSPDQVPESKPDPDGEQGSDQQDQDQDQAVPAFKEFKLTELRAATNGFSSELIVSESGEKAPNVVYRGKLKSNRVVAVKRFSKTSWPDPQQFVAEAAGVGKVRHNRLVNLIGCCAEGDERLLVAEYMPNDTLSKHLFHWDKQPLPWEMRVRVAYHIAQALEHCNAENLKIYHDLNAYRVLFDEDGDPRLSSFGLMKNSRDGKSYSTNLAYTPPEFLRTGRVIPESVVYSYGTVLLDLLSGKHIPPSHALDLIRGKNVLLLMDSSLEGQYADDDATVMVELASKCLQYEGRDRPDVKFLLTAVAPLQKQKEVASHVLMGLTKTPVAAVPTLLSPLGKACARMDLTAVHDFLLKTGYRDEEGAENELSFQEWTQQVQDMLNTKKFGDIAFRDKDFNGAIEYYSKLVSMMSVPSGTIFVRRALSYLMIGQPEHALRDAMQAQVCLPEWPTAFYMQALALSKLGMETDAQDMLNDGSSFEAKRQNSWRNM from the exons ATGGGCTGTTTTCAGTCCAAAACCGCCAATGTTCAATCTCCAGATCAAGTTCCTGAATCGAAACCAGATCCAG ATGGAGAACAAGGATCGGATCAGCAGGATCAGGATCAGGATCAAGCAGTACCTGCATTTAAGGAGTTTAAGCTCACGGAGCTTCGAGCGGCTACGAATGGGTTCAGTAGTGAGCTTATTGTTTCGGAGAGTGGAGAGAAGGCTCCGAATGTTGTTTATAGAGGGAAGCTTAAGAGTAACAGAGTCGTTGCGGTTAAGCGGTTTTCGAAGACATCGTGGCCTGATCCTCAACAGTTTGTG GCAGAAGCTGCTGGTGTTGGCAAAGTTCGGCATAATAGATTAGTGAATCTGATTGGCTGTTGTGCAGAGGGGGATGAGCGTCTTTTAGTGGCGGAATATATGCCCAATGATACACTCTCAAAGCATCTATTTCACT GGGATAAACAACCTTTGCCATGGGAAATGCGTGTTAGAGTTGCATACCATATCGCACAAGCTCTCGAGCATTGCAATGCTGAAAATTTGAAAATCTACCATGATCTTAATGCCTACAGGGTTCTCTTCGATGAG GATGGTGACCCCCGCTTATCTAGTTTCGGTTTGATGAAGAATAGTCGAGACGGGAAGAGTTATAGCACTAATCTTGCTTACACGCCTCCCGAGTTTCTACGCACAG GTCGGGTCATTCCAGAGAGTGTGGTTTACAGCTATGGAACTGTGTTGCTGGACCTTTTGAGCGGAAAACACATTCCTCCAAGCCAT GCATTGGATTTGATACGGGGAAAAAACGTATTGCTGCTAATGGATTCATCTTTGGAAGGACAATATGCTGACGATGATGCAACCGTGATGGTGGAACTTGCTTCAAAGTGTCTTCAATATGAGGGTAGAGATCGTCCTGATGTCAAATTTCTTCTGACAGCAGTGGCTCCTCTTCAAAAGCAGAAAGAG GTTGCATCACATGTCTTAATGGGTCTCACAAAAACTCCGGTTGCGGCGGTTCCAACCTTACTTTCTCCTCTTGGAAAGGCTTGTGCACGAATGGATCTTACTGCTGTACATGACTTTTTGCTAAAAACAGGATATAGAGATGAAGAGGGTGCTGAAAATGAG CTATCATTTCAAGAATGGACCCAGCAAGTGCAAGATATGCTAAATACAAAGAAGTTTGGGGACATCGCGTTTAGGGACAAAGATTTTAATGGTGCAATCGAATACTATTCTAAG TTGGTTTCAATGATGTCGGTCCCTTCGGGTACTATCTTTGTGAGGCGGGCCCTATCCTACTTGATGATTGGACAACCCGAACATGCATTAAGGGATGCAATGCAAGCTCAGGTATGCTTGCCTGAGTGGCCAACTGCTTTTTACATGCAAGCTCTCGCTCTCTCAAAGCTTGGAATGGAAACCGATGCTCAAGACATGCTTAATGATGGGTCCTCCTTTGAGGCAAAGAGGCAAAACAGTTGGCGTAATATGTGA